TTTCCTTCATTTAAATCATTTCCGACATTTTTCCCAAATATTGTTTCTGAGGCAGAATAATCTAATACATCATCAACTAGTTGAAAGGCAATCCCCATATATCGCCCATAATTACGTAATGCTTTTTCTTGACATGTATTGGCATCAGCTAAAATAGCAGATGATTGAGAAGCTACTTCAAATAAACGAGCAGTTTTACTATAAATAATTTTCATGTAACTATCGATAGTAATAGTGGGGTCATTACAATGTGTTAATTGCAATATCTCACCTGCTGCAATTATATTGACTGCATCTGCCATCAAAGATAATATTCGCAAGGATTCTAATTCAGTCATCATTTGAAAGGCTCGTGTATATATAAAATCCCCTACCAATACACTAGCAGCATTACCAAAAATTATATTAGTAGTTTTCCTACCGCGCCTCATGTGTGATTTATCTACTACGTCATCATGTAATAAAGTAGCAGTATGAATAAACTCTATTAATGTAGCAATAGTAACATGTTGTGTTTTTTTATAGCATAACGCCCTTGCGGTCAGCAAGGTAATCATGGGTCTAATTCGTTTTCCTCCACTATCTACAATGTATTGAACAAGTTTGTTAATTAAAGTGATTTCAGATGCTAATCGCGTGCGAATTTCTGAATTCACATCTTCCATATCTTGTTCAGTTAGTTCGGAGATTTGATCAATATTCATTAATATTATTATAAATATAAAATGTTGATGTATTTATATATTGTTTACGTACGCAATTTTTTTATTAAGTTAAACTACACTTATGAGTATGCAGTAAATTTTATTATTGTGTTGAGAAACATTTTTTTTTAATGTATAACAATATGTATAGAAATAATATCAGATTATAAACAAGAGATGGATTATTATTTATGTATGCAGTTTTTCAAACTGGTAGTAAACAGTATCGTGTTGTTGAAGGCCAAGTGATTCATATAGAACGGATTGATCTTGAGGTTGGTAATCAAGTTGAATTTAATCAAATATTGCTTATTGATTCTAATGAATGCCTTCACATAGGGAGTCCTTTTATAAAAAAGGGCCGGATTATAGCAGAAATTATAGCTCAGAGTCTTAATCAGAAGATAAAGATTATTAAATTTAGACGTCGTAAACATTTTCGTAAATTCCAAGGACATCGTCAGTGTTTTACAACAATAAAAATAGTAAGCATTAAGCATAAGCATTAAGCATAAGCAATTGCAATCCAAATTATTAAGAAATAAGGAATAAAAATGGCACATAAAAAAGCTGGAGGCTCTACTCGTAACGGTCGAGATTCACATAGTAAGCGTTTAGGAGTTAAATGTTTTGGAGGTGAATGTGTATCGTCAGGCACTATTATTGTGCGCCAACGAGGCAATACATTTCATCCAGGAAAATACGTAGGTTGTGGAAGAGATTATACTCTTTTTGCTTTAAAATCTGGAAAAGTTTTATTTGAAAAAAGGGGAGCATTGCGCCGAAAATTTATTAGTATCGTTTCTTAGAAATAGAAACTTAATTTATTAATGTTACTTAATAATTAAAATTTTTAATTTTATAAATAAAGAATTAATTGCGCCCAGGTATTTTGGTAGTTGTATAGTTATAAGCGATGACTATATTAGTATTTTGAAAATGACATGTGTGTTTTTTATAAGGTTTAAGAATTATTAAAAACGTTCATGTGTTCATACGGATTTGAAAGGTAAGTAACTATGTATATTGATAACGATAGAAGGAACAAAAATACTAAAAACATTATTTAACAATATGGAATAAATTTTATTATTACAAAATTTACACTAACTTATTAAGTGACAAGTTATTTATACTATAAATATAGACGATATGTTAGAGATATATTATGAAATTTGTTGATATGACCAACATTACGGTTATTGCTGGTAACGGAGGGAATGGGTGTGTTAGTTTTCAAAAATCGGGAAGAAGAGCTTCTTTTTTGAAGAAACCTAATGGTAGTAATGGAGGAAATGGAGGGGATGTTTGGTTATTAGCAGATCCTAATATTAATACTTTAAATTATTTTCATTCTAATTGTGTTTTTAGAGCCGGTCATGGACAAAGTGGCCGTAGCCGTGGTTGTACTGGTAAAAGAGGCAAAGATGTTATTGTGAAAGTACCGTGGGGAACTAGAGTAAGTTATAAAAAAACAAATAAATTATTGGGAGATATGGGTATTCATCACAAACGGTTGATGGTGGCTAAAGGAGGGCGTCATGGTTTGGGAAATGGACATTTTAAATCTTCTTTGCATTATTGTAAGGTACTTAATACAAATGGGTCAACAGGAGAGTTCCAACATTTGCTATTAGAATTGCTTCTAATAGCAAATGTTGGAATATTTGGATTACCTAATTCTGGAAAATCTAGTTTTATTCGTATAATATCGTCAGCGAAACCAAAAGTAGCAGATTATCCATTTACTACATTAGTACCGTATTTAGGTGTGGTACAAATTAATAACTATGATAGATTTATTATTGCGGATATTCCTGGTATTATTAAAGGCGCTTCTCATGGTTTGGGATTAGGAATGCGATTTTTGAAGCATCTAGAACACTGTCAAATTTTACTGCATTTTATTGATATTGCGCCTGTGGATAATTCCGATCCATTAGAAAATATTATTACTATTCAGCATGAATTAAGTAATTACAATGAAAATTTAGTTAGAAAACCTTGTTGGTTAATATTCAATAAAATAGACTTGTTGGAACAACAAGTGGCGGAAAAAAGGATTAACCATGTTATTAGTTCTTTAAAATGGAAAGGGCGCTATTACTCAATATCTTCTATACATAATACTAATGTATTATCGCTATGTAACAGTATTATGAAGTTTATTATGCATCATACTCACAGTTAAGAACCAACTCTTATGTATACACAAGACAATGAGTAGGAATCAGGATTAGCTAATTCTATTGTTATTTTAAAACAATACACATAATATACCTTTAAGTTTAAAAAATTTTAATATCATGATATCGTAATTGATGATGTTTTATACACATAGATATTTATAAAATAGTTTATACATATTAAGAGAGATGTTTTTTGAAAAAGTTTTTAAAAGTTAGGTAATGACAATTTTTGTTTTTAAGAAGATAAAATTATAATGTTTAATTAAATCATGCTTTTGTATGTAGCGTGATTGTTTATTGTTTACATGTATGCAATATAATAAAGGTATAACATGAAGCGCATACCAATGACTTTACGTGGAGCTGAAAAGTTAAGAGAGGAACTAGATTATTTAAGAAATGTTCTTCGTCCAGAAATTATAAAGAATATTTCCGAAGCGCGGGAGCATGGCGATTTAAAAGAAAATGCTGAGTATCATGCTGCTCGAGAACAACAAGGATTTTGTGAGGGTCGTATTCAAGAAATAGAGTCTAAACTTTTTAATGCACATATTATAGATATTACCAAATTAACTACTGACGATAAAGTAGTTTTTGGCGCTACGGTTGGTGTTGAAAATTTGGATACAACATATAGACAAACGTATAGTATTGTAGGGGATGATGAGGCAAATCTTAAGGAACATATGATTTCTATCAATTCTCCTATTGCTAGAGGTTTGATTGGTCATAAAGAAGGAGATATTGTTCGAATTAATACTCCAAAAGGAAAAGTAAGATATAAAATACTCCAGGTTAAATATTGTTAAACATATTTTTATTTTCGTTTTTATTTTAAATTTTTTACAAAATGATGATTATGAAAGTAAAAAATAAAATTTTATTCGTAATCGTTATATTAATTAATATTAATAATACAAATATATGATGCTATTAACATTATTATTAAATTTATATTTTTTACTTTCATCTATTTTGAAATATTTATTATTTGCAATTAGATATATGTTTATGCGCGCTATTTGTAATAATTAGAAAAATATATAAAAATTGGATATACACAAAAAATTTATTTATTTTTATGGAATTTTTATTTTTTTGTTTAAGTAAGATTGAAAGAAATAGAAATTATCGCCATTTTATCAATGTTGTTTATTCAAGAAAATATTTGAGAAGTAACCCGATATGGTAAATAGCAAATATTCTATGTGTTCTTCAGGATGGTTACAAAAACATTTCAAAGACCAGTATGTGAAAGCAGCACAAAGACAGAAACTGCGGTCACGGTCTTGGTTTAAGCTTGATGCAATAAATCGCATAGATGCATTGTTTTCTACTGGTATGACAGTAATAGATTTGGGATCAGCGCCTGGCGGGTGGGCGCTGTATGTAAAAAGTAAAATAGGAAAGACAGGGCGTATTGTAGCGTGTGACATATTATCTATGCGTAATATTTCTGGGGTGAATTTTTTGAAAGGAGATTGTTCTAATCCTAATATTTCTAAAATATTATATAAATGGGTAGGACAGAAACAGGTTAATGTGGTTTTATCTGATATGGCTCCTAATACAACCGGTATATCAATAATCGATGTAAGTCGATCTATACATCTTGGGAATTTGGCGTTAAATATATGTCGTAACGTATTAATGCATAGAGGTGCTTTTTTAGTGAAAGTTTTTCAGGGAAAGGGTTTGGATAAATACTTGTGTGATGTGCATTCCTTATTTAACATAGTAAGGATCCGTAAGCCAGATGCCTCTAGGTCTCATTCTCGTGAGGTTTATATTGTAGCGAAAGAACGTAAGTAAGCATAATTTATATGTAGATATGTTAAAATTATTTAAAATTTTGTTGTAATGCGAGGTTAATCTTTTGAGTGACATGGCGAAAAATCTGGGTATCTGGTTAGTCATTGCAGTAGTCTTGATGTCTTTATTCCAGAATTTTGGGCCTAGCGACTCGAACAGTCGCAAATTGGATTATTCCACTTTTATGTATGATTTAAACCAAGATCAAGTTAAAGAAGCTCGCATTAACGGTCGTGAAATTGTGGTTATTAAAAAGGATAGTAATCGTTATATTACTTATATTCCAGTAAATGACCCGAAATTACTTGACATTCTTTTAACTAAAAAAGTTAAGGTTGTTGGGGAGCCTCCAGAAGAACCTAGTTTAATTACATCTATTTTTATTTCTTGGTTTCCAATGTTATTATTGATTGGGGTTTGGGTTTTCTTTATGCGTCAAATGCAAGGAGGCGGCAAGGGAGCTATGTCTTTTGGTAAAAGTAAAGCACGTATGCTAACTGAAGATCAAATAAAAACTACTTTTGCAGATGTGGCAGGATGTGATGAAGCAAAAGAAGAAGTGAAAGAATTAGTAGATTATTTACGTGAACCCAGCAGATTTCAAAAACTAGGAGGAAAAATTCCAAAAGGAGTCTTAATGGTAGGACCTCCTGGAACTGGAAAAACACTTTTAGCCAAAGCTATTGCGGGAGAAGCAAAAGTTCCATTTTTTACCATTTCGGGTTCTGACTTTGTAGAGATGTTTGTCGGTGTCGGAGCATCTCGTGTTCGGGATATGTTTGAACAGGCTAAGAAAGCTGCTCCATGTATTATTTTCATTGATGAAATTGATGCGGTTGGTCGTCAGAGAGGCGCAGGTTTAGGAGGGGGGCATGATGAACGTGAACAGACTTTAAATCAGATGTTAGTAGAAATGGATGGATTTGAAGGAAAAGAAGGTATTATTGTCATAGCTGCCACTAATCGTCCAGATGTATTGGATCCAGCTTTATTAAGACCAGGACGATTTGACCGTCAAGTAGTTGTAGGATTACCGGATATTAGGGGGCGAGAACAAATATTAAAAGTACACATTAGTCATGTACCGTTGTCATCAGATGTAGATATATTAGTAATTGCGCGAGGTACACCAGGATTTTCAGGAGCGGATTTAGCTAATCTAGTGAATGAAGCGGCATTATTTGCTGCTCGTGATAGCAAACATATGGTATCGATGGTAGAGTTTGAAAAAGCTAAAGATAAGATTGTAATGGGTGCAGAGCGTCGTTCCATGGTGATGACAGAAGCTCAAAAAGAATCCACAGCCTATCATGAAGCTGGTCATGTTATAATTGGTAGATTAGTCCCGGAGCATGATCCGGTTCATAAAGTAACTATAATCCCTAGGGGACGCGCTTTAGGTGTAACGTTTTTTTTACCAGAAGGTGATGCAATTAGCACTAGTCGACAGAAATTAGAGAGTCAAATTTCTACATTATATGGGGGTAGGCTTGCTGAAGAAATAATTTATGGCCCTAATAAAGTATCTACTGGCGCCTCTAACGATATTAAAGTAGCTACTTCTATTGCTCGAAATATGGTAACCCAATGGGGGTTTTCGGAAAAACTTGGTCCGTTATTATACGCAGAAGAAGAAGGAGAAATATTTCTTGGGCGTTCAGTGGCGAAAGAAAAGCATATGTCTGATGAAACTGCTCGTATTATTGATCAGGAAATTAAATTTCTGATTGAAAAAAACTATATACGTGCTCGTGAGCTTTTGATAAAAAATGTGGATATTCTTCATTCTATGAAAGATGCGTTAATAAAATACGAGACGATTAATGCATCTCAGATAAATGATTTGATGGATCGAAAATCAATTAAGCCTCCATCTGGATGGGAAAATAGCGTGTCTGATACTAATGATAGCAATAAGGAGGCTTGTGTTTCTTCTATAAAAGAATCAAAATCAGTAGACAGCGAATCTTACAATGATAATCCTGATGCTGCATCACAATAATATGTAAATAATTTTGATATAAAAACAAAAATTGAATTATTGTCAGATTTAAATAGTATTTTACGTTTTTAATATGAATTAAATCACCTAAATTAATTTTTAAATACTGTTTGGAGATGTCTTTAAATTTATGACATTGATTACAAATAAACGTATTTTAGATTTTTCTGAAATTCAGATTATGGGGATTTTAAATATTACTCCTGATTCCTTTTTTGATGGAGGTAATTATTGTACTCTTCCTAAAGCAATTGATCATGTGTTTAATATGATTACTTATGGCGCTACTTGCATTGATGTCGGAGGAGAATCAACGCGACCTGGATCCGATGTTGTCAGTGATGAAGAAGAAGCGGATCGGGTTATACCCGTAGTACGTGCTATAGCACAGCGTTTTGATACTTATATTTCAATAAATACATCATCAGCGTTAATCATACGCGAGAGCGCAGCTATCGGTGCTCATATGATTAATGATGTCCGCTCTCTTACTGCTGCAGGAGCACTGAAAGCTGCATTATATTGTAAATTGCCGGTATGTTTAGTACATATGCAAGGAGAACCTAATACAATGCAAAATTCTCCCATATATTCTAATGTTACACATTCAGTAAACGAGTATTTTACTAAACAAATCACTCGTTTTGAATCAGCGGGTATTAGCAGAAATAAATTATTACTTGATCCTGGTTTTGGTTTTGGGAAAAGTTTATCACATAATTATCAGCTATTAGCTAATTTGAAATATTTTCATCATTTTGGTTTACCTTTATTAGTAGGTATATCACGCAAGTCAATGCTTAATCTTAGTTCTAATTCATATAATCCTAAACAAAGATTAATAGGCAGCATTGCTTGCGCAGTGATTGCAGCTATACAAGGCGTACAAATTATTCGCGTGCATGATGTTAAGGAAACAGCAGAAGCATTAAAAGTGGTGCGTATGATGTTGAAACAGCAGACAAAGTAAGGACAAAATTAATATGAAGCGCCGCAAATACTTTGGTACTGATGGAATTAGAGGCAAAGTTGGGAGCATGCCCATTACTCCAGATTTTATTCTGAAGCTTGGTTGGGCTGCAGGAAAAGTATTAAGTCGTTTTAGTGGCGGTAGGTCTAATTACATTATTATTGGAAAAGATACTCGCATTTCTGGGTATATGTTAGAATCGGCATTAGAGTCAGGAT
This genomic interval from Candidatus Blochmanniella pennsylvanica str. BPEN contains the following:
- the ispB gene encoding octaprenyl diphosphate synthase, which encodes MNIDQISELTEQDMEDVNSEIRTRLASEITLINKLVQYIVDSGGKRIRPMITLLTARALCYKKTQHVTIATLIEFIHTATLLHDDVVDKSHMRRGRKTTNIIFGNAASVLVGDFIYTRAFQMMTELESLRILSLMADAVNIIAAGEILQLTHCNDPTITIDSYMKIIYSKTARLFEVASQSSAILADANTCQEKALRNYGRYMGIAFQLVDDVLDYSASETIFGKNVGNDLNEGKLTLPLLHAIHHSTSKQASLIIQSIKEGNHRHLLNIILDTMHQHGSLEYTRKRAETEIKKAISCLDILPPSPYRQALASLATYTVQRIY
- the rplU gene encoding 50S ribosomal protein L21 is translated as MYAVFQTGSKQYRVVEGQVIHIERIDLEVGNQVEFNQILLIDSNECLHIGSPFIKKGRIIAEIIAQSLNQKIKIIKFRRRKHFRKFQGHRQCFTTIKIVSIKHKH
- the rpmA gene encoding 50S ribosomal protein L27, with protein sequence MAHKKAGGSTRNGRDSHSKRLGVKCFGGECVSSGTIIVRQRGNTFHPGKYVGCGRDYTLFALKSGKVLFEKRGALRRKFISIVS
- the obgE gene encoding GTPase ObgE; the protein is MKFVDMTNITVIAGNGGNGCVSFQKSGRRASFLKKPNGSNGGNGGDVWLLADPNINTLNYFHSNCVFRAGHGQSGRSRGCTGKRGKDVIVKVPWGTRVSYKKTNKLLGDMGIHHKRLMVAKGGRHGLGNGHFKSSLHYCKVLNTNGSTGEFQHLLLELLLIANVGIFGLPNSGKSSFIRIISSAKPKVADYPFTTLVPYLGVVQINNYDRFIIADIPGIIKGASHGLGLGMRFLKHLEHCQILLHFIDIAPVDNSDPLENIITIQHELSNYNENLVRKPCWLIFNKIDLLEQQVAEKRINHVISSLKWKGRYYSISSIHNTNVLSLCNSIMKFIMHHTHS
- the greA gene encoding transcription elongation factor GreA, with protein sequence MKRIPMTLRGAEKLREELDYLRNVLRPEIIKNISEAREHGDLKENAEYHAAREQQGFCEGRIQEIESKLFNAHIIDITKLTTDDKVVFGATVGVENLDTTYRQTYSIVGDDEANLKEHMISINSPIARGLIGHKEGDIVRINTPKGKVRYKILQVKYC
- the rlmE gene encoding 23S rRNA (uridine(2552)-2'-O)-methyltransferase RlmE, yielding MVNSKYSMCSSGWLQKHFKDQYVKAAQRQKLRSRSWFKLDAINRIDALFSTGMTVIDLGSAPGGWALYVKSKIGKTGRIVACDILSMRNISGVNFLKGDCSNPNISKILYKWVGQKQVNVVLSDMAPNTTGISIIDVSRSIHLGNLALNICRNVLMHRGAFLVKVFQGKGLDKYLCDVHSLFNIVRIRKPDASRSHSREVYIVAKERK
- the ftsH gene encoding ATP-dependent zinc metalloprotease FtsH, coding for MAKNLGIWLVIAVVLMSLFQNFGPSDSNSRKLDYSTFMYDLNQDQVKEARINGREIVVIKKDSNRYITYIPVNDPKLLDILLTKKVKVVGEPPEEPSLITSIFISWFPMLLLIGVWVFFMRQMQGGGKGAMSFGKSKARMLTEDQIKTTFADVAGCDEAKEEVKELVDYLREPSRFQKLGGKIPKGVLMVGPPGTGKTLLAKAIAGEAKVPFFTISGSDFVEMFVGVGASRVRDMFEQAKKAAPCIIFIDEIDAVGRQRGAGLGGGHDEREQTLNQMLVEMDGFEGKEGIIVIAATNRPDVLDPALLRPGRFDRQVVVGLPDIRGREQILKVHISHVPLSSDVDILVIARGTPGFSGADLANLVNEAALFAARDSKHMVSMVEFEKAKDKIVMGAERRSMVMTEAQKESTAYHEAGHVIIGRLVPEHDPVHKVTIIPRGRALGVTFFLPEGDAISTSRQKLESQISTLYGGRLAEEIIYGPNKVSTGASNDIKVATSIARNMVTQWGFSEKLGPLLYAEEEGEIFLGRSVAKEKHMSDETARIIDQEIKFLIEKNYIRARELLIKNVDILHSMKDALIKYETINASQINDLMDRKSIKPPSGWENSVSDTNDSNKEACVSSIKESKSVDSESYNDNPDAASQ
- the folP gene encoding dihydropteroate synthase, whose amino-acid sequence is MTLITNKRILDFSEIQIMGILNITPDSFFDGGNYCTLPKAIDHVFNMITYGATCIDVGGESTRPGSDVVSDEEEADRVIPVVRAIAQRFDTYISINTSSALIIRESAAIGAHMINDVRSLTAAGALKAALYCKLPVCLVHMQGEPNTMQNSPIYSNVTHSVNEYFTKQITRFESAGISRNKLLLDPGFGFGKSLSHNYQLLANLKYFHHFGLPLLVGISRKSMLNLSSNSYNPKQRLIGSIACAVIAAIQGVQIIRVHDVKETAEALKVVRMMLKQQTK